The following are from one region of the Homalodisca vitripennis isolate AUS2020 unplaced genomic scaffold, UT_GWSS_2.1 ScUCBcl_11540;HRSCAF=20838, whole genome shotgun sequence genome:
- the LOC124374951 gene encoding transcription elongation factor 1 homolog, producing MGRRKSNRKPPPKRKAVVPLPVEFNCPFCNHEGSCDVTMDRGRRSGRIACRVCFEDFQTTIHFLTEPIDVYNDWIDACETAN from the exons ATGGGCCGACGCAAGAGTAACAGAAAGCCTCCTCCAAAAAGAAAGGCGGTTGTGCCCTTGCCAGTAGAGTTCAACTGCCCATTCTGCAATCACGAGGGATCGTGTGATGTGACGAT GGATAGAGGACGTAGATCTGGGAGGATAGCGTGTCGAGTTTGTTTCGAGGACTTCCAGACAACCATCCACTTCTTGACAGAACCTATTGACGTCTACAATGATTGGATAGACGCGTGTGAGACTGCCAACTGA